Within Oribacterium sp. oral taxon 102, the genomic segment TATATCTTTCTGGCGACATGATGAGATATACTGCACATGCAAGATATGGAATAACCGATAAACAAACTCCCGATATAGTGGCGTTCAAAAAGCCAAACGTAATAAAGATTATCCCAATAAGAAGATACATTAAAAGAATGATTATCCAGCTCATAAGCATTTTCTTGAAATGATTCTGTTCTGCGGTTACTCTTTTCACACATACGCTCCTTTCTGTTAACATTTTTTGATTTCCGGAAAAGATAAAATGACTATTGTACCGCTTCCTGAATAAGATTGAATTGCCAAATCAATAGATAAATCTTTTGCCATTTTATTTGCAAGATACAGTCCCATTCCTGTCGAACGATTGATATAGCTTCCTCTGTCTCCGGTAAAACCTTTATCAAAGACAAACGGCAGATCTGATTTTGGAATACCCAGTCCATTATCTATGATAGATAAGATAATTTGCTTTCTTTCCGCATCATGGCAAATCTGAAAAGTCAGAGTTGGTGTTCCCTCTTTCTTTACATACTTAACACTGTTATTTATTGCCTGACCGATAAGAAACAATAATCCCTTTTTATCGGATAAAACTTTGAAATCAGCGGAAGGAAATATTATATCAAATCCGGCTTCTGTCAGCAGCGATTGATGTTCCTCTGTCACCTCTTTGCATATAGACAGAAGAGAGACAGACTCCCAGTAATAATCCTTGTGATCAGTTCCCAGACGAGAGAAGTACATGATCTGTTCTACATTCTGCTGTATATGATCTTTAATGTATTGCATTCTCTCAAATACATCAGGTGTCATTTCTTCTTTTCGATTATCCAGCACCAACGCCATTAAAGCTAATGGCTCCTTTATTTCATGAACCCATTTTTCGATATATTCTTCATAATCCGCGATCTGATTCCTGCTCTGGGCAAGTTTATCATGCTGTTTTCGCAAATGTGTCCCAAGGATATGAATAAATGGATGAAGAATTTCCGGTGCACTTTCACATAATGCATATTCATTTTCATCATCCGGTTCCGGTAAAAAATGTCGGAAAGCATTTTCCCGCTTTTTATACTGATATAGGAATATGCTTACCGGGACTAAAAGAGTGATGGCAGAAACCAACAGCATCAACCTGATTAAAACCGCAAATGATTTCGGATATGCCAGCCATGCAAACAGAATAAACATGATGTCCATCCACAATACGGCAAATATCCATTCCCTATAGGACGAAAAATAGTCCCTGATAACCCGTAATTTATTCCTCATTCTTTCTCAGACGATATCCTTTCCCACGTATGGTTTCAATCCGATCATCCAATCCCATATCTTTCATGTCTCTTCGGAGACGGGTAATGTTAACCTGCAGTGCATTTTCATCAATATATATATCCGTCCCCCACAATTCTCTTGCAAGTATATCTTTGACAACCATATCAGGGAAGTGTTTCAACAAAGAAAGAAGCAGCTTCCCTTCATTTGGAGGAAGAACAAAGGAATGCTCTTTTGTGTAAACAGTAAAGGTACAGGAGTCCAGATGAAAGTCACCGCCATTGACCAGCCCTTTCCGCTTCACCTGATCAGCTCTATTTAGAAGATTTTCAATACGTGCTAATAAACGTCTGGAATTACAAGGCTTTGTAAGGTATTCATCAGCGCCTAACCCAAGAGCGTGTAACTCATCCTGCAGCCTGTCTCTTGCCGTTAATATCAAAATAGGCCAAATTCCAATTCCATTCAGTTTCCTGCATATTTCAAAACCAGATTGAACAGGAAGGTTAATGTCCAGTAATGTCAAATCTGGAGACCTTTTTTTAATTTGTTCCGAAATCAAGTTGAAATCCGTTATAGAATCCACTTCATAGTTGCTTTTTTTCAGAAGCCGCTCCAGTTCCTCTCTCATATAAATATCATCTTCAACAATTACAATGCGCTTCAAAATTGACCACCTTCTTAAATTTCATCAGGAATTGGGTTTCCACTTCAGTTCGGTTATTTCTTTGTCTGCCGTTTTTGCAATCACGAATGCATAGATTGTAAGTACAAGAATGACGATTCCGAACAGAAGCAGATTCATCCGGTTCATTGCTGCGGTCTGGTTCTTCACAGGAGCCATATCCTTTTCCATTAGCTTCATTCCGACAAATCCACTGACGCAGGCAGGCAGCAAAGGAATCATAAAATAAATCCGAACCTGCTTATAGATGGATTTTTTTATCTGTTTACGCCTTGTTCCAAGGAAGGAAAGGATCAAATACCTTTGCTTTGTTGTCTGCATTTGTGTCAGAAAATGTAACGCAAGCAAAGCACACGCAATGATCAGCAACATAAATCCCAGATACAGTGTGATATAACTTCCTGTGACGGCACGGAATAATTGTCTGCCAAAGTTATTCAGATAACTCTCATATGTGAATCCGGAGGAATACAAAATATTATTGACCTTCATAATGGAAGAAATCATTCCATCAGTTTTAAAAAGGCTTTTCGGTACACAGAAATTCCAATAAATTTCAACGGTATCAGAATTTACATATTTCTGATATACGTTGTCCGGAACAATCAAAGCAGTGCTTACCCTGGCGTTCCTGTCCGCCGTCAATCCCTTCATTGGAACGGATGACACAACGGAATAAACATCTTCCCCGATTTTAATTTGAGATTCTTTCTCTGAATCTGTTGCGATTTGTGTCAGTTTTTTTTGTACATCATCTAATATTGATTCGGAAAAATCCGGATTTATATAAAGCACACACTCATGATCAGATAGTTGAAGCATTTGTTCCCCGGCAGAGTCCAGTAGCTGGTTGTATTTTGAAATCGGGATCAGCTTTGGAGAAGATCCTGTTTCATCTATAATGGATAAAAGATTTAGTTCTGCTGCTTGATCAGGTCCTGTATAATAGCCGTTTGAATCAGCTGTGTTGGGATCTACTGCGCCCTTTGGGAGTGCAGAAACAACCTGTTTACGCAGTTCTGACCAATCAACGGTTAGACTGCTCTTTATTTGGCCAGTTTCCATTTGATTCAATCCGGACACATATGGCTTCATTTTTTCGGAGGACAAATATTCTTTTATATCTTTATCATTCCCATATACCGTAAAATCATAAACATCCGTGCTGCGGTCAAGCGCATTTCTATAGATGGATAAATACATGGGGCATGCGGAAATGAACATCAGTGTAAGCGCCATCAGAATAGAAGCTGCCGAAATAGAGATATATTTATTGGTGACATTTTCCTGAAGCTGTCGCAAAGTAAACGTGTAAAGCCCATGCGTGGATTTTTCCCTTTTTAAAGTTGCAAGCAGGCTTAGCAGTCTTGAAGATCCGCAAATCAAAAGTATCGTACCGGTAATCCCTGTTAATACAACAAGCAAAAAGATCATTCCACCTGCATCTGTCAGATGGTTCCATAATAACCAATAAGTTATAAGCAGCAAAGCAATACCTGTGATCAGCGCGAAGGCATTTTCCTTGATTTTTCCGGTTTTGTGTTTCTTCTCTGCGTTCCCGTAAAGCAGAGAAAACAGTTCCTGATGAAAGAGGCGACTGCCCAAAAAAGCGAGAGCAACAGCCTGTATCACAAGAAAACCGATCGTTGTCCAAAGAACTGCTGATATAGAGAAACTGGATTGGTGTGAAATGATTCCCTGACCAATCAGACGCGATGTTACCAGACTGACTATTTCAGACAAAAATCCCCCGCAGATAATTCCTGGAAAAATGGAGAATATTGCGGATAAAAGTGCCTCCTCCATAAGATATAAAAACAGCTGCTTCTTTTTCATACCAAAGAGAAGGTAAAGACCTAATTCTCTGCTTCGGCATTCTAATTGATATTTATTGGCAAAAATAACCAGAAAAAGAACAAACAGTAAGGCTGATATATATACCGCAGGCATAATTGCAGCAAGGAGTCGATTCACTGCGCTGCTTTCAAACTTACGGAGAAACAGCATGACATCCTGACGCCCAAGAGATAATGCAATATAACAGGCAGCAATGGCAATGACCATGGTAAGAAAATAAATCAGATTGTCATGACGGTTTTTTTTGACATTTCTCAAGATTACTTTAAAGGACATTTGCACTCCCTCCTCCCATTTGAGCCATCACCTGCATAATCCGTTTATAGAAATCTTCGCGCGACTCTTCCGGCTGTTGTTTCCGGAGTTCGTGGAAAATAATTCCATCCTGGATAAATAGGATTCTGCTGCAAAAGCTGGCCGCGTTGGGATCATGAGTCACCATCAGAATCGTACATCCTCGTTTCTGATTCATTTCATGCAGCTTTTCCATAAGCTGTCTGGCCGATTTTGTATCCAAAGCTCCTGTTGGTTCATCTGCCAGAATGATGGAAGGGTCAGAAATTAGACAGCGTGCTGCCGCAACCCGCTGCTTCTGTCCTCCTGACATTTGAGATGGAAATTTTGAAAGAACCTCTCTGATTCCTAAAAATTCAGCAATTTCGATTACTTTTTTTTCTGCCTCGGATACCTCTGTATTGTGAATGGAGAGAGGAAGAAGGATATTCTCTTTTCCGGTCAGGTTATCAAGAAGGGCAAAATCCTGGAACAGATAACCAATTTTATTTCCCCGATATTCTGCAAGATCATTTTCATCAAACGCACTGATGCTTGTTCCAGAGAGCAGGATCTGTCCTGATGTAGGTCTGATTATTGTTGCGATGCAATTCAGCAATGTCGTTTTTCCAGAACCGCTTGCTCCCATAATTCCCAGCAGTTCCCCCTGCAAAACATTAAAGGTAATCCCTTTTAATGCTTTGGCTGAAACTCCATCTTTCTCATATGATTTATGCAGGTTCTGTACTTCTAACAACTTTTCCTGATTCATAAAATGCCTCTCTTTCGATATTTATTGTTCTTAATAAGGTGAGTATATTTCACAGGGACCTGTTTAGCCACTTACAATGTTTGTAAGGTTTCACGGACTGGTGATATGTGTTCAAAATGTATACAAATTTCTGCGCGATTTTGCTGACCTCATGATTCGCATGATCTATGTACTTTCCCCATTCGCTGTAAATCGTTTCTCCAAGCTTGTGAGGATCAATGATGAATGTATCTTCAGCACCGGCAGCCTTAGGAAATTTGTCGATTTGTTGATGAATAAGGTCTTACGATACTGGACAGTACCCAAAGAAGTGACCAGCTGCTTCGAATCCTTCCGGACAACGTTCCATTTCTCAGACCGCTTCGGACTTTTTCGGATAGCCTCATCATAGTTTTCCGGTGTTTCAGTAATTACATCAAGCCCCGGACGGAGCACAATCTCTTTGATGGCATAAATGAAATCCGCCATATCTTTGGTTCTGATGAATTCATCCTCGGCTTTTCTGAGATTTTTAATGCCTGCCGTTTCAAACCAAATGGCCGTTTTCTATTTTATTGGCTGGACCTATCCTGCAAAAGCTTTACGCTGGCATACTCCCGATGCATAGAGTTTGCCATCCTTCGTCGGGATCTTAGTAATATCCGTGACGCATTTCTTAAGCGGCTTCTCAGAACGAAAATTGCGTTTTAGAAGATCATCGGACTTCCTGGCATTTTTATCCGTCTTCGTGATCCCGTTTGCTTTCCGCTGCGCTCTGTGGCGTAGTCCGATCCCATCCATGATCCTGTAGACGCTCCTCTCGCCGGGGATTTTTGCTTCTGGATACTTTAGCTTCGGTGCATCATGCATCCGGCTGCGGCCGTAGGTATCCCGGTGCTTTAAGAAGCAGTAGAAGCCCTGCCGGGAAATATGAAGCACACTGCAATAAAACGCGATCTTTCCCTTTCTCCGGCCGCCGTCCGTCTTTCGGTCAAGGAACCGCATCCTCAGACCTTTGGAGACTTCCGGTAAGCTTACTCTGTCCGGAATTCTGATCAGCCTTGACGACAGAGGTCGAAATATGGCAC encodes:
- a CDS encoding sensor histidine kinase, giving the protein MFILFAWLAYPKSFAVLIRLMLLVSAITLLVPVSIFLYQYKKRENAFRHFLPEPDDENEYALCESAPEILHPFIHILGTHLRKQHDKLAQSRNQIADYEEYIEKWVHEIKEPLALMALVLDNRKEEMTPDVFERMQYIKDHIQQNVEQIMYFSRLGTDHKDYYWESVSLLSICKEVTEEHQSLLTEAGFDIIFPSADFKVLSDKKGLLFLIGQAINNSVKYVKKEGTPTLTFQICHDAERKQIILSIIDNGLGIPKSDLPFVFDKGFTGDRGSYINRSTGMGLYLANKMAKDLSIDLAIQSYSGSGTIVILSFPEIKKC
- a CDS encoding response regulator transcription factor, translated to MKRIVIVEDDIYMREELERLLKKSNYEVDSITDFNLISEQIKKRSPDLTLLDINLPVQSGFEICRKLNGIGIWPILILTARDRLQDELHALGLGADEYLTKPCNSRRLLARIENLLNRADQVKRKGLVNGGDFHLDSCTFTVYTKEHSFVLPPNEGKLLLSLLKHFPDMVVKDILARELWGTDIYIDENALQVNITRLRRDMKDMGLDDRIETIRGKGYRLRKNEE
- a CDS encoding ABC transporter permease, which produces MSFKVILRNVKKNRHDNLIYFLTMVIAIAACYIALSLGRQDVMLFLRKFESSAVNRLLAAIMPAVYISALLFVLFLVIFANKYQLECRSRELGLYLLFGMKKKQLFLYLMEEALLSAIFSIFPGIICGGFLSEIVSLVTSRLIGQGIISHQSSFSISAVLWTTIGFLVIQAVALAFLGSRLFHQELFSLLYGNAEKKHKTGKIKENAFALITGIALLLITYWLLWNHLTDAGGMIFLLVVLTGITGTILLICGSSRLLSLLATLKREKSTHGLYTFTLRQLQENVTNKYISISAASILMALTLMFISACPMYLSIYRNALDRSTDVYDFTVYGNDKDIKEYLSSEKMKPYVSGLNQMETGQIKSSLTVDWSELRKQVVSALPKGAVDPNTADSNGYYTGPDQAAELNLLSIIDETGSSPKLIPISKYNQLLDSAGEQMLQLSDHECVLYINPDFSESILDDVQKKLTQIATDSEKESQIKIGEDVYSVVSSVPMKGLTADRNARVSTALIVPDNVYQKYVNSDTVEIYWNFCVPKSLFKTDGMISSIMKVNNILYSSGFTYESYLNNFGRQLFRAVTGSYITLYLGFMLLIIACALLALHFLTQMQTTKQRYLILSFLGTRRKQIKKSIYKQVRIYFMIPLLPACVSGFVGMKLMEKDMAPVKNQTAAMNRMNLLLFGIVILVLTIYAFVIAKTADKEITELKWKPNS
- a CDS encoding ABC transporter ATP-binding protein, encoding MNQEKLLEVQNLHKSYEKDGVSAKALKGITFNVLQGELLGIMGASGSGKTTLLNCIATIIRPTSGQILLSGTSISAFDENDLAEYRGNKIGYLFQDFALLDNLTGKENILLPLSIHNTEVSEAEKKVIEIAEFLGIREVLSKFPSQMSGGQKQRVAAARCLISDPSIILADEPTGALDTKSARQLMEKLHEMNQKRGCTILMVTHDPNAASFCSRILFIQDGIIFHELRKQQPEESREDFYKRIMQVMAQMGGGSANVL
- a CDS encoding UPF0236 family transposase-like protein, with the translated sequence MADFIYAIKEIVLRPGLDVITETPENYDEAIRKSPKRSEKWNVVRKDSKQLVTSLGTVQYRKTLFINKSTNFLRLPVLKIHSSLILTSLEKRFTANGEST